One window from the genome of Dyella sp. A6 encodes:
- the pheS gene encoding phenylalanine--tRNA ligase subunit alpha, protein MDDLETRAADAQAEIDGAETLDALEALRVGLLGKSGIVTAALKALGALAPDERKARGAEVNQVKQRLADALAVRKHVLEQAELDRRLASETIDITLPGRDGERGGIHPVTRALERIASIFARLGYQRADGPEIEDDWHNFEALNFPPHHPARAMHDTFYFGDGRLLRTHTSPVQIRSMAGRQPPIRIIAPGKVYRSDSDQTHSPMFHQIEGLLVDETSSFADLKGTLAEFIRAFFERDFEMRFRPSYFPFTEPSAEVDIRWETKDGESRWLEVLGCGMVHPNVLKNCGIDPERYTGFAFGLGVERFAMLRYGVSDLRAFFENDLRFLKQFA, encoded by the coding sequence ATGGACGATCTGGAAACCCGCGCCGCAGACGCGCAGGCTGAAATCGACGGGGCGGAGACGCTCGACGCGCTGGAGGCACTGCGCGTCGGTCTGCTCGGCAAGAGCGGCATCGTTACCGCCGCGCTGAAGGCACTGGGTGCACTGGCGCCGGACGAGCGCAAGGCGCGCGGCGCGGAAGTGAACCAGGTCAAGCAGCGCCTGGCCGACGCGCTCGCCGTCCGCAAGCATGTGCTGGAGCAGGCCGAGCTCGATCGACGGCTGGCCTCCGAGACCATCGATATCACCCTGCCGGGGCGCGACGGCGAACGCGGCGGCATCCACCCGGTCACCCGCGCCCTGGAACGCATCGCGTCGATCTTCGCGCGGCTGGGTTACCAGCGTGCCGACGGTCCGGAGATCGAGGACGACTGGCACAACTTCGAGGCGCTGAACTTTCCGCCGCACCACCCGGCGCGCGCCATGCACGACACGTTCTACTTCGGCGACGGGCGCCTGCTGCGCACGCATACCTCGCCGGTGCAGATCCGCTCGATGGCCGGTCGGCAGCCGCCGATCCGTATCATTGCGCCGGGCAAGGTCTATCGCAGCGACTCGGATCAGACCCATTCGCCGATGTTCCACCAGATCGAGGGTCTGCTGGTCGACGAGACCTCCAGCTTCGCCGATCTCAAGGGCACCCTGGCCGAATTCATCCGGGCATTCTTCGAGCGCGATTTCGAAATGCGCTTCCGTCCCAGTTACTTTCCCTTCACCGAACCCTCGGCTGAGGTGGACATCCGCTGGGAGACGAAGGACGGCGAGTCCCGCTGGCTGGAGGTGCTCGGCTGCGGCATGGTGCATCCCAATGTGCTGAAGAACTGCGGCATCGACCCGGAGCGCTATACCGGCTTCGCCTTCGGCCTGGGCGTGGAACGCTTCGCCATGCTGCGCTATGGCGTCTCGGACCTGCGCGCGTTCTTCGAGAACGACCTGCGCTTCCTCAAGCAGTTCGCGTAA
- the rplT gene encoding 50S ribosomal protein L20, whose translation MARVKRGVTARRRHKKIIGRAKGYYNARRKVFRVANQAVIKAGQYAYIGRKQKKRQFRALWIQRINAAARQFGLSYSRLINGLNKAGIVVDRKVLADIAVHDIKAFGAIAEKAKASLAA comes from the coding sequence ATGGCTCGTGTAAAGCGTGGCGTCACCGCCCGTCGTCGTCACAAGAAGATCATCGGCCGCGCGAAGGGTTACTACAACGCCCGTCGCAAGGTCTTCCGCGTAGCGAACCAGGCCGTCATCAAGGCCGGTCAGTACGCCTATATCGGCCGCAAGCAGAAGAAGCGCCAGTTCCGCGCCCTGTGGATCCAGCGCATCAACGCTGCAGCACGTCAGTTCGGCCTGTCCTACAGCCGCCTGATCAACGGCCTGAACAAGGCCGGCATCGTGGTGGACCGCAAGGTGCTTGCGGACATCGCCGTGCACGACATCAAGGCGTTTGGCGCCATCGCGGAAAAGGCGAAGGCCAGCCTGGCCGCTTGA
- the rpmI gene encoding 50S ribosomal protein L35, with the protein MPKIKTNRAAAKRFRKTASGKFKAGHAFKSHILTKKSTKRKRNLRATNHVKACDTKGVARMLPYV; encoded by the coding sequence ATGCCCAAGATCAAGACCAACCGGGCGGCGGCGAAGCGTTTTCGCAAGACCGCGTCGGGCAAGTTCAAGGCAGGCCACGCCTTCAAGTCGCACATTCTGACCAAGAAGTCGACCAAGCGTAAGCGCAACCTGCGCGCCACCAACCACGTGAAGGCATGCGACACCAAGGGTGTGGCCCGCATGCTGCCGTACGTCTAA
- the infC gene encoding translation initiation factor IF-3, with product MATTDNKGNRRNHEIRVPRVRVIGPDSEQLGILSRDDALRAAEEAGLDLVEIQPNGDPPVCRIMDYGKYKFEAQKKAQAAKKKQKQVEIKEVKFRPVTDVGDYQIKLRNMLRFLEEGDKVKVTIRFRGREMSHQDLGQALAKRIQEDVGENGQVESFPRLEGRQMVMMIGPKKKQ from the coding sequence ATCGCCACCACCGACAACAAGGGCAACCGCCGCAACCATGAAATCCGCGTCCCGCGCGTACGCGTGATCGGCCCGGATTCCGAGCAGCTCGGCATTCTTTCGCGCGACGACGCGCTGCGGGCTGCCGAGGAAGCCGGTCTCGACCTAGTCGAGATCCAGCCGAACGGCGATCCGCCGGTCTGCCGCATCATGGACTATGGCAAGTACAAGTTCGAAGCCCAGAAGAAGGCCCAGGCCGCCAAGAAGAAGCAGAAGCAGGTCGAGATCAAGGAAGTGAAGTTCCGTCCGGTCACGGACGTGGGCGACTACCAGATCAAGCTGCGCAACATGCTTCGCTTCCTCGAAGAGGGCGACAAGGTCAAGGTCACCATCCGCTTCCGCGGTCGCGAAATGTCCCACCAGGACCTCGGCCAGGCCCTGGCCAAGCGGATCCAGGAGGACGTGGGCGAGAACGGCCAGGTGGAGTCCTTCCCCCGGCTGGAAGGGCGCCAGATGGTCATGATGATCGGCCCCAAGAAAAAGCAGTAA
- the thrS gene encoding threonine--tRNA ligase translates to MIEITLPDGSKRPFDHPVSVQDVAASIGAGLAKATLAGKVDGLLVDASFPIDHDASLEIVTEKSPDALEILRHSTAHLLAQAVQRLYPGAQVTIGPVIENGFYYDFAYERPFTPDDLEKIEAEMHKIVKEALPVTRSVKSRDDAVAFFRGLGESYKAEIIESIPANEALSLYTQGEFTDLCRGPHVPNTGKLRAFKLMKVAGAYWRGDSNNAMLTRIYGTAWLNDKDLKAYLHQLEEAEKRDHRKIGKALDLFHQQEEGPGMVFWHPRGWAIWQQVEQYMRNVYKKSGYQEVRCPQVLDVSLWKKSGHWDNYAENMFFTESEKRTYALKPMNCPGHVQIFNAGLHSYRDLPIRYGEFGGCHRNEPSGALHGIMRVRAFTQDDGHVFCTPEQIEPEVTAFHRQAMQVYGDFGFDNIALKIALRPDKRIGSDAVWDKAEEALRAALRSAGVEWEELPGEGAFYGPKIEYHMKDSIGRAWQVGTMQVDFMMPERLGAEYVDEHSQRQHPVMLHRAIVGSMERFIGILIEHHAGNLPAWLAPVQAVVLNITDAQSAYAAEVAQALVDKGFRVEADLRNEKVGYKIREHTLQKVPYQLVVGDRERDAGAVSVRTRTGEDLGSMPLAAFVERLETETRR, encoded by the coding sequence ATGATCGAGATCACGCTACCCGACGGCAGCAAGCGGCCGTTCGACCATCCCGTCTCCGTGCAGGACGTGGCCGCTTCCATTGGTGCGGGCCTGGCCAAGGCCACGCTGGCCGGCAAGGTCGACGGCCTGCTGGTGGACGCCAGCTTTCCCATCGACCACGACGCCAGCCTCGAGATCGTCACCGAAAAGAGTCCCGATGCGCTGGAGATCCTGCGCCACTCCACCGCGCATCTGCTGGCGCAGGCGGTGCAGCGCCTGTATCCGGGCGCGCAGGTCACCATCGGCCCGGTGATCGAGAACGGCTTCTACTACGACTTCGCCTACGAACGCCCCTTCACGCCCGATGATCTGGAGAAGATCGAGGCGGAGATGCACAAGATCGTGAAGGAAGCCCTGCCGGTGACGCGCAGCGTCAAGTCGCGCGACGACGCGGTGGCTTTCTTCCGTGGACTGGGCGAGTCGTACAAGGCCGAGATCATCGAGTCGATTCCGGCCAACGAGGCGCTGTCGCTGTATACGCAGGGCGAGTTCACCGACCTGTGTCGTGGCCCGCACGTGCCCAACACCGGCAAGCTGCGCGCCTTCAAGCTGATGAAGGTGGCTGGCGCCTACTGGCGTGGCGACAGCAACAACGCCATGCTGACCCGCATCTACGGCACCGCCTGGCTCAACGACAAGGACCTCAAGGCCTACCTGCACCAGCTGGAAGAAGCGGAAAAGCGCGACCACCGCAAGATCGGCAAGGCGCTGGACCTGTTCCACCAGCAGGAAGAAGGCCCGGGCATGGTGTTCTGGCACCCGCGCGGCTGGGCGATCTGGCAGCAGGTCGAGCAGTACATGCGCAACGTGTACAAGAAGAGCGGCTACCAGGAAGTGCGTTGCCCGCAGGTCCTGGACGTCTCGCTGTGGAAGAAGTCCGGCCACTGGGACAACTACGCCGAGAACATGTTCTTCACCGAGTCCGAAAAGCGCACCTACGCGCTGAAGCCGATGAACTGCCCCGGCCATGTGCAGATCTTCAATGCCGGCCTGCACAGCTATCGCGACTTGCCGATCCGCTACGGCGAATTCGGTGGCTGTCACCGCAACGAACCCTCCGGGGCGCTGCACGGCATCATGCGCGTGCGTGCGTTCACCCAGGACGACGGCCACGTGTTCTGCACCCCTGAGCAGATCGAGCCGGAGGTCACCGCGTTCCATCGCCAGGCGATGCAGGTCTACGGCGATTTCGGTTTCGACAACATCGCCCTGAAGATCGCCCTACGCCCGGACAAGCGGATCGGTTCCGACGCGGTCTGGGACAAGGCCGAGGAGGCGCTGCGCGCCGCGCTGCGTTCGGCCGGGGTCGAATGGGAAGAGCTGCCGGGCGAGGGCGCGTTCTACGGTCCGAAGATCGAGTACCACATGAAGGATTCGATCGGGCGGGCCTGGCAGGTCGGCACCATGCAGGTGGATTTCATGATGCCCGAGCGCCTGGGCGCCGAGTATGTGGACGAGCACAGCCAGCGCCAGCATCCGGTGATGCTGCACCGGGCCATCGTGGGCTCGATGGAGCGCTTCATCGGCATCCTGATCGAACACCACGCGGGCAACCTGCCGGCCTGGCTGGCGCCGGTGCAAGCGGTGGTGCTCAATATCACCGATGCGCAGTCCGCGTATGCCGCCGAAGTGGCGCAAGCCCTTGTCGACAAAGGCTTCCGGGTCGAGGCTGATTTGCGCAACGAAAAGGTCGGCTATAAAATCCGCGAACATACGTTGCAGAAGGTTCCATACCAGCTCGTGGTCGGTGACCGCGAGAGGGATGCTGGGGCCGTTTCTGTGCGTACCCGTACCGGCGAAGACCTGGGCAGCATGCCGCTGGCCGCCTTCGTGGAACGGCTGGAGACCGAGACGCGGCGCTGA
- a CDS encoding carbohydrate porin, producing MAAPSQAAQDTAGKGDQTARMAAMQAQIDTLQRELNAMKQHQAEQDKVTAKAVATSTEATQVAASAKADADTAKAGSNKASKEGIKLGGAVRFQYSREGYNKGNRRRRGDMDFDIFRLDLNGSIGHVLLSAQYRWFQYMSAIQHAWVGYKFTPRDEGQLGITRVPFGNQPYDSHSYFFSSNYYLGLEDSYQMGALYVHKGDPWNVQIGFFKNDSMGGVDGYVSNRADSYTYNVVGWRGAGEGTYADPQHPIGVANTGAARVAYTFHPAQGGSVEVGASALNGSLENSIRQVGHYDAEALHTNANFGRWNLQLEAARYAYHVNGGATRLAVGAYAFYDSIAARAHTYTGNIAYKLPVSWGPVTALTFYNDYSLVNRKSGGLPNTWMNVTGVSVAAGGLFTYFDFVTARNQPFIGGSMAGDGKMEHRININFGYYF from the coding sequence ATGGCTGCACCATCGCAAGCGGCACAGGACACGGCCGGCAAGGGTGACCAGACGGCACGCATGGCCGCCATGCAGGCGCAGATCGACACCCTGCAGCGCGAACTCAATGCCATGAAGCAGCATCAGGCCGAGCAGGACAAGGTCACCGCCAAGGCGGTGGCCACCTCGACCGAGGCCACCCAGGTCGCGGCATCCGCCAAGGCCGATGCCGACACCGCCAAGGCAGGTAGCAACAAGGCCTCGAAGGAAGGCATCAAACTGGGTGGCGCCGTGCGCTTCCAGTACAGCCGGGAGGGTTACAACAAGGGCAATCGTCGTCGTCGTGGCGATATGGACTTCGACATCTTCCGGCTCGACCTGAATGGTTCGATCGGTCATGTGCTGCTGTCCGCACAGTACCGCTGGTTCCAGTACATGAGCGCCATCCAGCATGCCTGGGTCGGTTACAAGTTCACGCCCAGGGACGAAGGACAACTGGGCATCACGCGTGTGCCGTTCGGCAACCAGCCGTACGACTCGCACAGCTACTTCTTCAGTTCCAACTATTACCTTGGGCTGGAAGACAGCTACCAGATGGGTGCGCTGTACGTGCACAAGGGCGACCCGTGGAATGTGCAGATCGGCTTCTTCAAGAACGACTCGATGGGCGGTGTCGACGGCTACGTCAGCAACCGGGCCGACAGCTACACCTATAACGTGGTGGGCTGGCGCGGTGCTGGCGAGGGCACGTACGCCGATCCGCAACATCCGATCGGCGTGGCCAATACCGGTGCCGCGCGGGTTGCCTATACCTTCCACCCGGCGCAGGGCGGTTCGGTCGAAGTCGGTGCGTCGGCATTGAACGGCAGCCTGGAAAACAGCATCCGGCAGGTCGGTCACTACGACGCCGAGGCGCTGCATACGAACGCGAACTTCGGTCGCTGGAACCTGCAACTGGAGGCCGCCCGCTACGCCTATCACGTGAACGGCGGCGCCACACGCCTGGCGGTAGGGGCCTATGCGTTCTACGACTCCATTGCCGCGCGGGCACATACGTATACCGGCAACATCGCCTACAAGCTTCCGGTTTCGTGGGGACCCGTCACCGCGCTGACGTTCTACAACGACTACTCGCTGGTGAACCGCAAGTCGGGCGGGCTTCCGAATACCTGGATGAACGTCACTGGCGTGTCGGTGGCCGCAGGTGGGCTGTTCACCTATTTCGACTTCGTCACGGCGCGCAACCAGCCGTTCATTGGCGGCAGCATGGCGGGTGACGGCAAGATGGAGCACCGCATCAACATCAACTTCGGTTATTACTTCTGA
- a CDS encoding glycine betaine ABC transporter substrate-binding protein, with translation MGIHKNRLRAAVVGVLAAATLAACSSGQNASSSQGSTPEAGHASKTVKLVYVEWSSCTAATHVVQAALEQQGYKVDALSVSGAAMYSAIANGDADATVCAWLPSTQANYYARTKDKLDNLGPNMAGTKIGLVVPDYVSIDSIDQLAANADKFQDQIIGIDPGAGEMGITQKAIADYKLPLKLVDGSGATMTAALKNAIDNHQWIVVTGWTPHWMWARWKLKYLADPQGVFGHTENIDTLARKGLKKDMPGAWRILDGFHWTPAEMQQVMAANQKEGADPAANAGQWVKAHPQQVAAWVADTPAP, from the coding sequence ATGGGAATTCACAAGAATCGTCTGCGCGCGGCCGTTGTCGGCGTGCTTGCGGCCGCGACGCTGGCCGCATGCTCGTCGGGCCAGAACGCATCGTCGAGCCAGGGTTCGACACCTGAGGCCGGGCACGCGTCCAAGACGGTCAAGCTGGTTTATGTCGAGTGGTCCAGTTGTACCGCTGCAACCCACGTGGTGCAGGCTGCACTCGAACAGCAGGGTTACAAGGTCGATGCCCTTTCGGTCAGCGGTGCGGCGATGTACTCGGCGATCGCCAATGGCGATGCCGATGCCACCGTCTGCGCGTGGCTGCCCAGCACACAGGCCAACTATTACGCGCGGACCAAGGACAAGCTGGACAATCTCGGTCCGAACATGGCCGGTACGAAGATCGGTCTGGTCGTGCCTGACTACGTCAGCATCGACTCCATCGACCAGCTTGCGGCCAACGCCGACAAGTTCCAGGACCAGATCATCGGCATCGACCCCGGCGCGGGCGAGATGGGCATCACGCAGAAAGCCATTGCTGATTACAAGCTTCCGCTGAAGCTGGTCGATGGCAGTGGTGCGACCATGACGGCGGCGCTCAAGAACGCCATCGACAACCATCAGTGGATCGTGGTGACCGGTTGGACCCCGCACTGGATGTGGGCTCGCTGGAAGCTGAAATATCTGGCTGATCCGCAGGGTGTGTTCGGTCATACCGAGAACATCGACACGCTGGCACGCAAGGGGCTGAAGAAGGACATGCCGGGTGCGTGGCGCATCCTCGACGGGTTCCACTGGACCCCCGCGGAGATGCAGCAGGTGATGGCCGCGAACCAGAAGGAAGGCGCCGACCCGGCAGCCAATGCCGGGCAGTGGGTCAAGGCGCATCCGCAGCAGGTTGCTGCCTGGGTGGCGGATACGCCCGCCCCGTAA
- a CDS encoding proline/glycine betaine ABC transporter permease, producing MNFTIPKLPLAHGIDIALDWLTVHIAFITKAFSHVISILIDALVHALLWLPPWLLIVVVALLAWRVSGWKVALGSLLGLLLLWNLRLWPATVETFTLVLISTLIAVAIGLPLGIAAALSTRTSRVVMPVLDFMQTMPAFVYLIPAIPFFGLGAVSASVATVIFATPPTIRLTALGIRQVPKDLIEAADAFGSTRRQKLFKVQLPMAVPTIMAGVNQTIMLSLSMVVIAAMIGAGGLGGVVWRAIQRLEPGQGFEAGIAIVILAMILDRITQRIGRSPSAKEAGR from the coding sequence ATGAACTTCACTATTCCGAAATTGCCGCTGGCGCATGGCATCGACATCGCACTCGATTGGCTCACCGTGCATATCGCCTTCATCACCAAGGCGTTCAGTCATGTGATCTCGATCCTGATTGACGCCCTGGTCCATGCCTTGCTGTGGCTGCCGCCGTGGCTCTTGATCGTCGTGGTCGCCCTGTTGGCGTGGCGTGTGTCGGGCTGGAAGGTCGCGCTAGGCAGTCTGCTGGGCCTGTTGTTGTTGTGGAACCTGCGGTTGTGGCCGGCCACGGTGGAAACGTTCACCCTGGTGCTGATCTCCACGCTGATCGCGGTGGCGATCGGTCTTCCGCTGGGTATTGCTGCCGCGTTGAGCACGCGTACATCCCGCGTGGTGATGCCCGTGCTGGATTTCATGCAGACCATGCCGGCGTTCGTGTACCTGATACCGGCGATTCCGTTCTTCGGTCTCGGAGCGGTGTCGGCCAGCGTGGCGACGGTGATCTTCGCCACTCCACCGACCATCCGGCTTACGGCGCTGGGTATCCGGCAGGTGCCGAAGGATCTGATCGAAGCGGCCGATGCGTTCGGTTCGACCCGGCGGCAGAAGCTGTTCAAGGTGCAGCTGCCGATGGCCGTGCCGACCATCATGGCCGGCGTCAACCAGACCATCATGCTGTCGCTGTCGATGGTGGTGATCGCTGCGATGATCGGTGCCGGCGGCCTTGGCGGCGTCGTCTGGCGCGCGATCCAACGGCTTGAGCCGGGTCAGGGCTTCGAGGCCGGCATCGCCATCGTCATTCTCGCCATGATCCTCGACCGGATCACCCAACGTATCGGGCGCAGCCCGTCCGCCAAGGAGGCTGGCCGCTAA
- a CDS encoding glycine betaine/L-proline ABC transporter ATP-binding protein — translation MQKIKVEHLTKVFGPHPEQALRMLDEGVDNAGIRKTGHAVGIADVSFDVEEGELLVIMGLSGSGKSTLLRCLNRLNTPSRGSIIVDGEDITRYDNEQLLEFRRRKISMVFQHFALFPHRSVADNAGYGLEVQGVEAGERRARAVEALELVGLKGWEDARPNQLSGGMQQRVGLARALAVKSDILLMDEAFSALDPLIRRDMQQELASLQRRMKKTIVFITHDLDEALQIGDRIVLMKDGRVVQIGAPEEILNHPANAYVERFVENVDMSRVLTAQSVMGRARELAHPQDGPRTVLRKMTESSDTSVLVVERDHTLLGAVTLDALDAAVREGRKDIGDLIQRDSPSVGPETPLTDIINLMAEWPYRLPVVDGQRKLLGVVTRPRVINALAQSRAHDSAVEPAERSVGA, via the coding sequence ATGCAGAAAATCAAGGTCGAACACCTCACCAAGGTTTTTGGGCCACACCCGGAGCAGGCATTGCGCATGCTCGACGAAGGCGTGGACAACGCGGGCATCCGCAAGACGGGGCATGCTGTCGGCATCGCCGATGTGTCATTCGACGTGGAGGAGGGCGAGCTGCTGGTGATCATGGGGCTCAGTGGCAGCGGCAAGTCCACCCTGCTGCGTTGCCTGAACCGGCTCAACACGCCGAGCCGCGGAAGCATCATTGTCGATGGCGAAGACATCACGCGTTACGACAACGAGCAACTGCTCGAGTTCCGCCGGCGCAAGATCAGCATGGTGTTCCAGCATTTCGCGCTGTTTCCACATCGTAGCGTGGCGGACAACGCGGGCTATGGACTCGAGGTGCAAGGTGTTGAAGCGGGCGAACGACGCGCGCGCGCCGTCGAGGCGCTGGAGCTGGTCGGCCTGAAGGGGTGGGAAGATGCACGTCCCAACCAGCTAAGTGGCGGCATGCAGCAACGTGTGGGCTTGGCGCGGGCGCTGGCGGTGAAGTCCGATATCCTGCTGATGGATGAGGCATTCAGCGCGCTCGATCCGTTGATCCGGCGCGACATGCAGCAGGAGCTTGCCTCGCTGCAGCGGCGCATGAAGAAGACCATTGTCTTCATCACGCACGACCTGGATGAAGCCCTGCAGATCGGCGATCGCATCGTGCTTATGAAGGACGGTCGCGTGGTGCAGATCGGTGCTCCCGAAGAGATTCTCAATCATCCGGCGAATGCCTACGTCGAGCGCTTCGTGGAGAACGTCGACATGTCGCGCGTGCTGACCGCACAGTCGGTGATGGGGCGTGCGCGTGAACTGGCACACCCGCAGGATGGACCGCGTACGGTCCTGCGCAAGATGACCGAAAGCAGCGACACCAGCGTATTGGTGGTCGAGCGCGATCACACCTTGCTGGGCGCGGTGACGCTGGACGCGTTGGACGCGGCGGTGCGTGAGGGACGCAAGGACATCGGTGATCTGATCCAGCGTGACTCGCCATCGGTCGGCCCGGAGACGCCGCTGACCGACATCATCAACCTCATGGCCGAATGGCCGTATCGCCTGCCGGTGGTGGATGGGCAGCGCAAGCTGCTGGGTGTGGTGACCCGGCCGCGCGTAATCAACGCGCTGGCGCAAAGCCGTGCGCATGATTCTGCTGTCGAGCCGGCGGAAAGGAGTGTGGGCGCATGA
- a CDS encoding NAD-dependent epimerase, which translates to MRILVTGTAGFIGAALAERLLARGDEVFGIDNHNDYYDPRLKEARLARFADHPGYTHLRTDLADSAAINRAFATFKPRRVVNLAAQAGVRYSLKNPQAYMQSNLMGFGNILEACRHDEIEHLVYASSSSVYGANRKLPFAVEDAVDHPVSLYAATKKANELMAHSYSHLYNLPTTGLRFFTVYGPWGRPDMSPMLFADRISRGEPIDVFNYGHHSRDFTYVDDIVEGVIRTLDHPAQPDPAYRADAPNPGTSSAPYRVYNIGNDQPVQLMRFIELLEEHLGRTVEKRLLPMQPGDVADTWADASALRREVGYAPDTSIEQGVARFVDWYRSYFRT; encoded by the coding sequence ATGCGTATCCTCGTCACCGGCACCGCCGGCTTCATCGGCGCCGCGCTTGCCGAGCGCCTGCTCGCGCGAGGTGACGAGGTCTTCGGCATCGACAACCACAACGACTACTACGACCCGAGACTGAAAGAAGCACGGCTGGCGCGTTTTGCCGATCACCCCGGCTACACCCACCTGCGCACCGACCTGGCAGACAGCGCGGCGATCAATAGAGCTTTCGCCACCTTCAAGCCCCGGCGGGTAGTGAACCTGGCCGCCCAGGCCGGAGTGCGTTACTCGCTCAAGAACCCCCAGGCTTATATGCAGAGCAACCTGATGGGTTTCGGCAACATTCTCGAAGCCTGTCGACACGACGAAATCGAACACCTCGTCTACGCTTCATCCAGTTCCGTATACGGTGCCAACCGCAAGCTGCCGTTTGCTGTCGAAGATGCGGTCGATCACCCGGTGAGCCTGTATGCAGCCACCAAAAAAGCCAACGAACTGATGGCCCACAGCTACAGCCATCTCTACAACCTGCCCACCACCGGGCTGCGCTTCTTCACCGTCTACGGCCCATGGGGCCGACCAGACATGTCTCCGATGCTGTTTGCCGACCGTATCAGCCGCGGCGAACCGATCGACGTTTTCAACTACGGTCATCACAGCCGCGACTTCACTTATGTCGACGACATCGTCGAAGGTGTGATCCGCACGCTGGACCACCCCGCCCAGCCTGATCCGGCCTACCGCGCAGATGCACCGAATCCCGGCACATCCAGCGCCCCATACCGCGTCTACAACATCGGCAACGACCAGCCCGTTCAACTGATGCGCTTCATCGAGCTGCTGGAAGAGCACCTTGGTCGCACCGTCGAAAAGCGCCTGCTTCCGATGCAACCGGGCGACGTCGCGGATACCTGGGCAGATGCATCAGCACTGCGCCGCGAAGTCGGCTACGCACCCGACACGTCAATCGAACAAGGCGTAGCCCGCTTCGTGGACTGGTATCGCAGCTATTTCAGGACATAA